A part of Catenulispora sp. GP43 genomic DNA contains:
- a CDS encoding ABC transporter permease subunit, translating to MDEPLSAAAAAGSVPAAGPPPENAPASVPGQGSGPHPRPHPYPHPLADHGRSPLRIPVRVRAGFLIPAAVILAAIIIWPAIDSVWLSVHNADGSKWVGLHNYHTLFTDSATLTALKNNIIWVVCAPTVACALGLMFALMAEKIRWSTAFKAVIFMPMAISFLAAGVIFELVYQQDPHQGVANAVAVGVHDTFAPSSKYPGARPRPVTAKPGTAGSFTSVQTFQAGSVAQLPLVGIQAAGLPGKAAQAAAPSAAPAADQIEGTVWLDIIYGGGGTPNHLDAGKKGMPGISVKAIDVATGKSAGSASAHNDGTFTIKGLKPGDSYRLELPGSNFAQPYRGIQWLGPSLVTPAIIASYLWIWAGFAMVLIAAGLASIPRELQEAARVDGANDRQVFWRITVPLLAPVLLVVMVTQIINVLKVFDLVYVIAPGSTLPNANVLAVQMWNVSFGGGADQGLGSAIGVFLYVLVLPAMYFNIRRLRNEKKEGR from the coding sequence ATGGACGAGCCCCTGTCCGCGGCCGCCGCCGCCGGGTCCGTCCCGGCGGCGGGGCCGCCTCCAGAAAACGCCCCCGCTAGCGTCCCCGGCCAAGGGTCCGGGCCGCACCCGCGCCCGCACCCGTACCCGCATCCGCTGGCCGACCACGGCCGCAGCCCTCTGCGCATACCGGTCCGGGTCCGCGCCGGCTTCCTGATACCGGCCGCGGTCATCCTGGCGGCCATCATCATCTGGCCGGCGATCGACTCGGTCTGGCTCAGCGTGCACAACGCCGACGGCTCCAAGTGGGTCGGGCTGCACAACTACCACACCCTGTTCACGGACTCGGCAACGCTCACCGCGCTGAAGAACAACATCATCTGGGTGGTCTGCGCGCCGACCGTGGCCTGCGCGCTGGGCCTGATGTTCGCGCTGATGGCCGAGAAGATCCGCTGGTCCACCGCGTTCAAGGCGGTCATCTTCATGCCGATGGCCATCTCGTTCCTGGCCGCCGGCGTCATCTTCGAGCTGGTCTACCAGCAGGACCCGCACCAGGGCGTGGCCAACGCGGTGGCCGTCGGGGTGCACGACACCTTCGCGCCGTCGTCGAAGTACCCCGGCGCGCGGCCCCGTCCGGTCACCGCCAAGCCCGGCACGGCGGGATCGTTCACCTCGGTGCAGACCTTCCAGGCCGGCTCCGTCGCGCAGCTGCCGCTGGTCGGCATCCAGGCCGCGGGCCTGCCCGGCAAGGCGGCGCAGGCCGCGGCCCCGAGCGCGGCCCCGGCCGCGGACCAGATCGAGGGCACGGTCTGGCTGGACATCATCTACGGCGGCGGGGGCACGCCGAACCACCTGGACGCCGGCAAGAAGGGCATGCCGGGGATCTCGGTCAAGGCGATCGACGTCGCGACCGGCAAGAGCGCCGGATCGGCCTCGGCGCACAACGACGGCACCTTCACCATCAAGGGACTGAAACCCGGTGATAGCTACCGACTAGAACTGCCGGGCAGCAACTTCGCCCAACCGTACCGAGGCATCCAATGGCTCGGCCCCTCGCTGGTGACCCCGGCGATCATCGCCTCCTATCTGTGGATCTGGGCCGGCTTCGCGATGGTGCTGATCGCGGCCGGGCTCGCCTCGATCCCGCGTGAGCTGCAGGAGGCGGCGCGGGTGGACGGGGCCAACGACAGACAGGTGTTCTGGCGCATCACCGTGCCGCTGCTGGCGCCGGTACTGCTGGTGGTGATGGTCACCCAGATCATCAACGTCCTGAAGGTCTTCGACCTGGTGTACGTCATCGCCCCCGGCTCCACGCTGCCGAACGCGAACGTGCTCGCCGTGCAGATGTGGAACGTGTCGTTCGGCGGCGGCGCGGACCAGGGCCTGGGCAGCGCGATCGGCGTGTTCCTGTACGTCCTGGTGCTGCCGGCCATGTACTTCAACATCCGCCGCCTGCGCAACGAGAAGAAGGAGGGGCGATGA
- a CDS encoding FtsX-like permease family protein has product MLWAGCRSAKGSHWRCPAALAPWAARWLEQRIGAAWAHGDSGVAGVVDGADHIETAQWVVALIGAVLAAVLLGSVGTRSALSYSTVARVRRRSTLRTALQRATIDLAVLAFGLAALWELFQAGDDTARTGALPWPQVVAPAVLLSAGALIVLRLLPFVAAPAGRFAARGRGTLAALVGWRLGRAARTQALPMALLVLAVAIGVQAGVLLSSADRSDADQAGFAVGAQVRISGLVSTGPETVRALAATPGTGAGFVALRAPYRMVRADQAATSQGLDETTPTADVIGLDPVRSSGVLDLRADLAGGRTWPDVSTLLANDGWEPHGSVGVPLPGTPSRLSADLSYSPSANSTCDPGPLQVTAQFTDAYGYPGEAVLGTVDAPDGATRTLTGTLVDSGKSIAYPISISALSESSTAPACPIGVLKVLALQADGQAVTIPAGMAFTAPAVSADSAPAAPAAPVKAGTTSAPVQVLQLTKAGSAGPLIVPAIATRHLLAALDKQVGDTFATGAFSQPVTLRFVAAIAAAPGSGTGGQDALIVPIGLLDRAAERASAGSGAAGQQLAPLTGEWWADTDGTGAASLADRYRSTLTASHLSQPATVDDRATEEKALRDYPFAAGFSLTLKLGTLAALAFVLLGLALHTVSTLRERARELAVLAALGLTRRRAAVLLLAEQAGVALLGALAGLGLGALALRSEFKLMVFTPSGAPPTPPPVRVYDWPALGLAGAAAAVFGALAVLITYALSGRASMRAEVS; this is encoded by the coding sequence GTGCTCTGGGCCGGGTGCAGATCGGCGAAGGGCTCGCACTGGCGCTGCCCTGCGGCGCTGGCGCCGTGGGCGGCACGGTGGCTGGAGCAGCGCATCGGGGCGGCGTGGGCGCACGGGGACTCCGGCGTCGCGGGGGTCGTGGACGGGGCCGACCACATCGAGACCGCGCAGTGGGTGGTCGCGCTGATCGGTGCGGTGTTGGCCGCGGTCCTGCTCGGTTCGGTCGGCACCCGCTCCGCGCTCAGCTACAGCACCGTCGCCCGGGTCCGCCGCCGGTCCACGCTGCGCACCGCTCTGCAGCGCGCGACCATCGATCTGGCGGTCCTGGCGTTCGGCCTCGCCGCGTTGTGGGAGCTGTTCCAGGCCGGCGACGACACGGCGCGCACCGGCGCGCTGCCCTGGCCGCAGGTGGTGGCGCCCGCGGTGCTGTTGTCCGCCGGGGCGCTGATCGTCCTGCGGCTGCTGCCGTTCGTGGCGGCCCCGGCCGGCCGGTTCGCGGCGCGCGGCAGGGGCACGCTCGCGGCGCTGGTCGGCTGGCGTCTCGGCCGGGCCGCGCGCACCCAGGCGCTGCCGATGGCGCTCCTGGTGCTCGCCGTGGCCATCGGCGTGCAGGCCGGCGTCCTGCTGTCCTCGGCCGACCGCTCGGACGCCGACCAGGCCGGCTTCGCGGTCGGCGCCCAGGTGCGCATCTCGGGGCTGGTGTCCACCGGCCCCGAGACCGTCCGCGCGCTCGCGGCCACGCCCGGCACCGGCGCGGGCTTCGTGGCCCTGCGCGCGCCCTACCGCATGGTCCGCGCCGACCAGGCCGCGACGTCCCAGGGGCTCGACGAGACCACGCCGACGGCCGACGTGATCGGCCTGGATCCGGTCCGCTCCAGCGGAGTCCTCGACCTCCGCGCCGATCTGGCCGGCGGGAGGACCTGGCCGGATGTCAGTACCCTGCTGGCCAATGACGGCTGGGAACCGCACGGCTCCGTCGGAGTCCCGCTGCCCGGCACCCCGAGCCGCCTGAGCGCGGATCTCTCCTACAGCCCGAGTGCGAACAGCACCTGCGATCCGGGCCCGCTTCAGGTCACCGCTCAGTTCACCGATGCCTACGGCTACCCCGGCGAAGCGGTTCTCGGCACCGTTGACGCTCCTGACGGCGCTACGCGCACGCTGACCGGAACCCTCGTCGACAGTGGCAAGAGCATCGCTTACCCGATCAGCATCAGCGCTCTGTCGGAGTCGTCGACCGCTCCGGCCTGTCCCATCGGCGTGCTGAAAGTCCTCGCTCTCCAGGCCGACGGCCAGGCGGTGACCATCCCTGCCGGCATGGCGTTCACCGCACCCGCCGTTTCCGCCGACTCCGCTCCCGCGGCTCCCGCCGCTCCGGTGAAGGCCGGTACCACCTCCGCGCCGGTCCAGGTCCTGCAACTCACCAAAGCCGGGAGCGCCGGCCCCCTGATCGTCCCGGCGATCGCCACCCGGCACTTGCTGGCCGCTCTGGACAAGCAGGTCGGCGACACCTTCGCCACCGGCGCCTTCTCCCAGCCGGTGACCCTGCGCTTCGTCGCCGCGATCGCCGCCGCGCCCGGATCCGGCACCGGCGGCCAGGACGCGCTCATCGTCCCGATCGGCCTGCTGGACCGCGCGGCGGAGCGGGCCTCGGCCGGGTCGGGGGCCGCCGGGCAGCAGCTCGCACCGCTCACCGGCGAATGGTGGGCCGACACCGACGGCACCGGTGCCGCGAGCCTCGCCGACCGGTATCGCAGCACCCTGACCGCCTCCCACCTGTCCCAGCCCGCGACGGTCGACGACCGCGCCACCGAGGAGAAGGCACTGCGCGACTACCCCTTCGCCGCCGGCTTCAGCCTGACCCTGAAACTCGGCACCCTGGCCGCGCTGGCCTTCGTCCTGCTCGGTCTGGCCCTGCACACCGTCTCCACGCTGCGCGAGCGCGCGCGGGAACTCGCGGTGCTGGCCGCGCTCGGGCTGACCCGCCGCCGCGCGGCCGTCCTGCTGCTGGCCGAACAAGCCGGCGTCGCGCTGCTCGGTGCCCTGGCCGGCCTCGGACTGGGCGCCCTGGCCCTGCGATCGGAGTTCAAGCTGATGGTGTTCACGCCCTCCGGGGCGCCCCCGACCCCGCCGCCGGTCCGGGTCTACGACTGGCCGGCGCTCGGCTTGGCCGGGGCCGCGGCGGCGGTGTTCGGCGCGCTGGCCGTCCTGATCACGTACGCCCTCAGCGGGCGCGCCTCGATGCGTGCGGAGGTGAGCTGA
- a CDS encoding Ig-like domain-containing protein: protein MRRLHKLAVAMAVLGLTAACGGGGNSPKTASVAPVANGSSPSSTGSSPGSASQSSAPSAPSSSAPADTSPALVVIKPAANSSDVDPSSPIAVSVANGKLTSVTAQVSGGSAVDGTLDPSGASWTSADPVGIGHTYKVTAVAMGDDGKQQTVTSQFTTGTPGNTYAGTYTPDPGTTYGIAQPVSITFDKPIPDEAAVEKQLTVTSDPPVTGSWHWFGSQRVDFRPQQYWAPGTKVTLHMRLDGVKSGSLYGKQNRDVTFTIGRSLVATMDARTHRMTVTTGGKTTTLLTSSGKTGFETWNGTMVVLEKDQDISMNSDTVGIFGVNAYDIPNVYWDVRLTPSGTFVHAAPWNAGKFGNVNGSHGCIGMSTSDAEWFFNQVIPGDPVTVVNSKDTVRADNGFGDWNLSWSDWVAGSALPH, encoded by the coding sequence ATGCGCAGACTGCACAAGCTCGCCGTCGCGATGGCCGTTTTGGGCCTGACCGCCGCTTGTGGCGGGGGCGGGAACTCACCGAAGACGGCGTCCGTCGCGCCGGTCGCGAACGGCTCTTCGCCCTCTTCAACAGGGTCTTCGCCCGGCAGCGCGTCGCAGAGCTCTGCGCCGAGCGCCCCGTCGAGCTCGGCCCCGGCCGACACCTCCCCGGCCCTCGTGGTGATCAAACCCGCCGCGAACTCCTCCGATGTGGACCCCTCCTCGCCGATCGCGGTGAGTGTTGCCAACGGGAAGCTGACGTCGGTCACCGCGCAGGTTTCCGGCGGCAGCGCGGTGGACGGCACGCTGGATCCCTCGGGCGCGTCCTGGACGTCGGCCGACCCGGTCGGCATCGGGCACACCTACAAGGTGACGGCGGTCGCCATGGGCGACGACGGGAAGCAGCAGACGGTGACGTCGCAGTTCACCACCGGCACGCCGGGCAACACGTATGCGGGCACGTACACACCGGACCCGGGTACGACCTACGGCATCGCGCAGCCGGTGTCCATAACGTTCGACAAGCCGATCCCGGACGAGGCCGCGGTCGAGAAGCAGCTGACCGTCACCTCCGACCCGCCGGTGACCGGCTCCTGGCACTGGTTCGGCTCGCAGCGCGTGGACTTCCGCCCCCAGCAGTACTGGGCGCCAGGGACCAAGGTGACGCTGCACATGCGCCTGGACGGGGTGAAGAGCGGCAGCCTGTACGGCAAGCAGAACCGGGACGTCACCTTCACCATCGGCCGCTCGCTGGTGGCCACCATGGACGCCAGGACGCACCGGATGACGGTGACCACCGGCGGCAAGACCACGACGCTGCTCACCAGCTCCGGCAAGACCGGCTTCGAGACCTGGAACGGCACGATGGTGGTCCTGGAGAAGGACCAGGACATCAGCATGAACTCCGACACCGTGGGCATCTTCGGCGTGAACGCCTACGACATCCCGAACGTGTACTGGGACGTGCGGCTGACGCCCTCGGGGACGTTCGTGCACGCCGCGCCGTGGAACGCCGGCAAGTTCGGCAACGTCAACGGCAGCCACGGCTGCATCGGCATGTCGACCTCGGACGCGGAGTGGTTCTTCAACCAGGTGATCCCCGGGGACCCGGTTACTGTCGTGAACTCCAAGGACACGGTGCGTGCCGATAATGGCTTCGGGGACTGGAACCTGAGCTGGTCCGACTGGGTCGCCGGCAGCGCGCTGCCGCACTGA
- a CDS encoding HAD family hydrolase, with amino-acid sequence MHNPGKSRTIDAVVFDVGETLVDESIEYHNWADWLGVPRHTFSAVFGAVIASGRSHLEAFEYFRPGFDLEAERRARTVAGRPEGYGERDLYPDARPTLAALKEAGYLVLIAANQTTASHRILESLDLPVHLVTTSGMWGGLEKPDPAFFTKVVEVCDDVSRAEDRGPLVDAGRILYVGDRLDNDLRPAWGAGLRTAFVRRGPWGTVYGDHPDLVAKTDFYLTALDQLPGMLADEV; translated from the coding sequence ATGCACAACCCGGGCAAGTCACGCACCATAGACGCGGTCGTCTTCGACGTCGGGGAGACGCTCGTGGACGAGAGCATCGAGTACCACAACTGGGCCGACTGGCTGGGCGTCCCCCGCCACACCTTCTCGGCCGTCTTCGGAGCGGTCATCGCCTCGGGCCGCTCGCACCTGGAGGCCTTCGAGTACTTCCGGCCGGGCTTCGACCTGGAGGCCGAGCGCCGGGCCCGCACCGTCGCCGGCCGCCCCGAAGGCTACGGGGAACGCGACCTGTACCCCGACGCGCGCCCGACCCTGGCCGCCCTGAAGGAAGCCGGCTATCTGGTCCTGATAGCCGCCAACCAGACCACCGCCTCGCACCGCATCCTGGAATCGCTCGACCTGCCGGTGCACCTGGTGACCACCTCCGGCATGTGGGGCGGCCTGGAGAAGCCCGACCCGGCGTTCTTCACCAAGGTCGTCGAGGTCTGCGACGACGTCTCGCGCGCCGAGGACCGCGGCCCCCTGGTGGACGCCGGCCGCATCCTGTACGTCGGCGACCGCCTCGACAACGACCTGCGCCCGGCCTGGGGCGCGGGTCTGCGCACCGCCTTCGTCCGCCGCGGCCCGTGGGGCACGGTGTACGGCGACCACCCGGATCTGGTGGCCAAGACGGACTTCTATCTGACCGCCCTGGACCAGCTGCCGGGGATGCTCGCCGACGAAGTCTGA
- a CDS encoding carbohydrate ABC transporter permease: protein MSVTRPVAVPGRIPVGTRVAKRLTGGAIYLIVLAVGVVWLIPTLGLFISSLRKASDISNSGWWTVFSHPAQLTFKDYTSLFANHGIIQSLWNTVLITVPATALVVFLGALAAYAFAWIDFRGRDWLFVVVVGLMVVPIQVALLPVASLYRNLHIFGTILGVVLFHVGFGLPFAIYLLRNFFAAIPRELLEATRMEGGSEWTIFRKVIVPLGLPAIASLAIFQFLWVWNDLLVALVFSNAKTQPLTVALQSNMRQFGSNIDILAPGAFLSLSVPLVVFFAFQRYFVQGLMAGSVKG from the coding sequence ATGAGCGTCACGCGTCCCGTGGCGGTGCCCGGCCGCATCCCGGTCGGCACCCGCGTCGCCAAGCGCCTCACCGGCGGTGCGATCTACCTCATCGTGCTGGCGGTCGGCGTCGTCTGGCTGATCCCGACGCTGGGGCTGTTCATCAGCTCCCTGCGCAAGGCCTCCGACATCAGCAACAGCGGCTGGTGGACGGTCTTCTCGCACCCGGCGCAGCTCACCTTCAAGGACTACACCAGCCTGTTCGCCAACCACGGCATCATCCAGTCGCTGTGGAACACCGTCCTGATCACCGTGCCGGCCACCGCCCTGGTCGTGTTCCTCGGCGCGCTGGCCGCCTACGCCTTCGCCTGGATCGACTTCCGGGGCCGGGACTGGCTGTTCGTGGTCGTGGTCGGGCTGATGGTGGTGCCGATCCAGGTGGCGCTGCTGCCGGTGGCCTCGCTGTACCGCAACCTGCACATCTTCGGCACGATCCTGGGCGTGGTGCTGTTCCACGTCGGCTTCGGCCTGCCGTTCGCCATCTACCTCCTGCGCAACTTCTTCGCGGCGATCCCGCGCGAGCTGCTGGAGGCCACCCGGATGGAGGGCGGCAGCGAATGGACGATCTTCCGCAAGGTGATCGTCCCCCTCGGCCTGCCGGCCATCGCCTCGCTGGCCATCTTCCAGTTCCTGTGGGTCTGGAACGACCTGCTGGTGGCGCTGGTCTTCTCCAACGCGAAGACGCAGCCGCTGACCGTCGCGCTGCAGTCCAACATGCGCCAGTTCGGCAGCAACATCGACATCCTGGCGCCCGGCGCCTTCCTGTCGCTGTCCGTGCCCCTCGTGGTCTTCTTCGCTTTCCAGAGATACTTCGTCCAAGGACTCATGGCCGGCTCGGTCAAGGGCTAG
- a CDS encoding glycoside hydrolase family 15 protein, translating into MTSSTHPYPAIDDHGLIGDLRTCALVAGDGTVDWFCPGRFDAPSIFGAMLDHERGGAFRIRVEGAASRQSYVPRSAVLVTRFETAEGGVGEIVDFMVPPEARTSAAPGSTVIYRIVRAVAGDVQFSVDCRPRFDYGRSTADLARLLQHGGGTAVAFSGPDSAATLFSTAPLALDSETGSATAEVLLSAGEAAAFILAADLAEPSGWQPDVAAEVERALEEALIFWHGWLSQSTYQGRWTDAVHRSAITLKLLTYAPTGAFLAAATTALPEEIGGPRNWDYRYTWVRDGSFSARALADLGFQQEAESFARWVTDRLAEGPNPVGEPLDIMYRVDGTSDLVEEELPHWEGYRRSAPVRIGNGAAEQLQLDVYGEFLYSLSDTEHLHSPEGRAAVAALLDWLVENWARPDEGIWETRGGRRDFTYSRLMCWTAFEQGLRIAPTHENAGMWAVMAHSIAAEIRDKGWDEEQKAYVQSYGEGALDASILFMPVVGFTAPDDERWAATLAAIERGLVHDGLCDRYSLAEFSDGLEGEESSFDLCTLLYFVALAQTGAVEQAQKMFEAFLGHAGPTGLFAEELTPHGEQLGNFPQAFTHLGLIWAALALDKALDRIPDRVMAAAVEHAGVV; encoded by the coding sequence ATGACCTCGAGCACGCACCCCTACCCCGCGATCGACGATCACGGGCTGATCGGTGACCTGCGCACTTGTGCGCTGGTGGCCGGCGACGGCACCGTGGACTGGTTCTGTCCGGGGCGGTTCGACGCGCCGAGTATCTTCGGCGCGATGCTGGACCACGAGCGGGGCGGGGCGTTCCGGATCCGGGTCGAGGGGGCGGCCTCCCGCCAGTCGTACGTGCCGCGCAGCGCGGTGCTGGTGACGCGGTTCGAGACCGCCGAGGGCGGCGTCGGCGAGATCGTCGACTTCATGGTGCCGCCGGAGGCGCGCACCTCGGCGGCACCCGGTTCGACGGTCATCTACCGGATCGTGCGCGCGGTGGCCGGCGACGTCCAGTTCTCCGTGGACTGCCGGCCGCGCTTCGACTACGGCCGCTCGACCGCCGACCTGGCCCGGCTGCTGCAGCACGGCGGCGGCACGGCGGTGGCCTTCTCCGGGCCGGACAGCGCGGCGACCCTGTTCTCCACCGCTCCCCTGGCCCTGGACTCCGAGACCGGCAGCGCGACGGCCGAGGTCCTGCTGAGCGCCGGCGAGGCCGCGGCCTTCATCCTGGCCGCCGACCTCGCCGAGCCCTCGGGCTGGCAGCCGGACGTCGCCGCCGAGGTGGAGCGCGCGCTTGAGGAGGCGCTCATCTTCTGGCACGGCTGGCTGTCGCAGAGCACGTACCAGGGGCGTTGGACGGACGCCGTGCACCGCTCGGCGATCACCCTCAAGCTTCTGACATACGCGCCGACCGGTGCCTTCCTCGCGGCGGCCACCACGGCCCTGCCGGAGGAGATCGGCGGCCCCCGCAACTGGGACTACCGCTACACCTGGGTCCGCGACGGCTCCTTCAGCGCCCGCGCCCTGGCCGATCTGGGGTTCCAGCAGGAGGCCGAGTCCTTCGCCCGCTGGGTCACCGACCGGCTGGCCGAGGGCCCGAACCCGGTGGGCGAACCGCTGGACATCATGTACCGCGTCGACGGCACCTCGGACCTGGTCGAGGAGGAGCTGCCGCACTGGGAGGGCTACCGCAGGTCGGCGCCGGTGCGCATCGGCAACGGCGCGGCCGAGCAGCTCCAGCTCGACGTCTACGGCGAGTTCCTCTACTCCCTGTCGGACACCGAGCACCTGCACAGCCCCGAAGGCCGGGCCGCCGTCGCCGCCCTGCTGGACTGGCTGGTCGAGAACTGGGCCCGGCCGGACGAGGGCATCTGGGAGACCCGCGGCGGACGCCGTGACTTCACCTACAGCCGCCTGATGTGCTGGACCGCCTTCGAACAGGGCCTGCGCATCGCCCCGACGCACGAGAACGCCGGCATGTGGGCCGTGATGGCGCACTCGATCGCCGCCGAGATCCGGGACAAGGGCTGGGACGAGGAGCAGAAGGCCTACGTCCAGAGCTACGGCGAGGGCGCCCTGGACGCCTCGATCCTGTTCATGCCGGTCGTGGGCTTCACCGCCCCGGACGACGAGCGCTGGGCCGCCACCCTGGCCGCGATCGAGCGCGGCCTGGTGCACGACGGCCTGTGCGACCGCTACAGCCTGGCCGAGTTCAGCGACGGCCTCGAAGGCGAGGAGTCGAGCTTCGACCTGTGCACCCTGCTGTACTTCGTGGCGCTGGCGCAGACCGGCGCGGTCGAGCAGGCGCAGAAGATGTTCGAGGCGTTCCTGGGGCACGCCGGCCCCACCGGCCTGTTCGCCGAGGAGCTGACGCCGCACGGCGAGCAGCTGGGCAACTTCCCGCAGGCCTTCACGCACCTCGGGCTGATCTGGGCGGCGCTGGCGCTGGACAAGGCTTTGGACCGGATTCCGGACAGGGTGATGGCCGCCGCCGTGGAGCACGCCGGGGTGGTGTAG
- a CDS encoding ABC transporter ATP-binding protein: protein MADVRFLDATRVFHGAWRPAVDGVDIDVRDGELLVLTGPSGSGKSTLLRMLAGLEPMDRGTVLIGGKDVGRTAPDKRGVSMIFQGFALFPNQTIRENIALPLTMRKNSVKSAAARVQQVAELCGVADHLNSKPDAVGYDVRQRTTMARAIVRRPDVVCLDEPLAGSGVPLMMRGRSPIAALQRELGITTLYATCSSVDAWSIADRIAVLDSGRVQQVGTPSEVFSRPATIAVAQFLGEPGMNLATAVAADGVARLGGLAVALTSTQSSALTGNRVVIGVRPEDLSIGAEAEGIRATAVLVRDTGRDYLVTARTVVDGEESDLVIRHANGPVPVKGESVVLGVRAGAALHLFDAGNGARLPD, encoded by the coding sequence GTGGCGGACGTCCGTTTCCTCGACGCCACGAGGGTGTTCCACGGGGCGTGGCGGCCCGCCGTCGACGGCGTCGACATCGACGTCCGAGACGGCGAGCTCCTCGTCCTGACCGGCCCCTCCGGCAGCGGCAAGAGCACCTTGCTGCGCATGCTCGCCGGGCTGGAGCCGATGGACCGGGGCACGGTGCTGATCGGCGGCAAGGACGTCGGCCGCACCGCCCCGGACAAGCGCGGCGTGTCGATGATCTTCCAGGGCTTCGCCCTGTTCCCGAACCAGACCATCCGCGAGAACATCGCGCTGCCGCTGACCATGCGCAAGAACTCGGTGAAGTCCGCGGCGGCCCGCGTCCAGCAGGTCGCGGAGCTGTGCGGCGTCGCGGACCACCTGAACAGCAAGCCCGACGCGGTGGGCTACGACGTGCGCCAGCGCACGACGATGGCCCGGGCGATCGTCCGCCGCCCGGACGTGGTGTGCCTCGACGAGCCGCTGGCCGGCTCGGGCGTCCCGCTGATGATGCGGGGCCGCTCGCCGATCGCGGCGTTGCAGCGCGAGCTGGGGATCACGACGCTGTACGCGACGTGCAGCTCGGTCGACGCCTGGTCGATCGCCGACCGGATCGCGGTCCTGGACAGCGGCCGGGTGCAGCAGGTGGGCACCCCGTCGGAGGTGTTCAGCAGGCCGGCCACCATCGCGGTGGCGCAGTTCCTCGGCGAGCCGGGCATGAACCTGGCGACCGCGGTCGCCGCCGACGGCGTGGCGCGGCTCGGAGGGCTCGCGGTGGCGCTCACCTCAACGCAATCCTCAGCTTTGACGGGCAACCGGGTGGTGATCGGCGTCCGCCCGGAGGACCTGTCGATCGGCGCCGAGGCCGAGGGCATCCGCGCGACGGCGGTCCTGGTGCGCGACACGGGACGCGACTACCTGGTGACGGCGCGGACGGTGGTGGACGGCGAGGAGAGCGACCTCGTGATCCGCCACGCCAACGGGCCGGTGCCGGTGAAGGGCGAGAGCGTGGTGCTGGGGGTGCGGGCCGGGGCGGCGCTGCATTTGTTCGATGCCGGGAACGGGGCGCGGCTGCCGGACTGA